ACCGAACTGCAACGCTGGCTCGTCCCCGTAGAGGCTATTCATATCCTTGACGAGGCGTTGAATGCCGATATGCGCCGGCCGGTCCAGCACGTCCCAGGTCACCGAAGCGTCATGGCTCCATTCGCGCGGCTGGGCGACTTCGCTTCCCATGAACAGGAGCTTCTTGCCGGGATGGCCCCACATGAAGGCGAGATAGCTGCGCAGATTGGCGAATTTCTGCCAATCGTCGCCCGGCATCTTCGTCAGCAGCGAGCCTTTTCCGTAGACCACCTCGTCATGGGAAATCGGCAGCATGAAGCGCTCGGAATAGGCATAGATCATGCCGAAGGTCATCGTGCCGTGATGATAACTCCGATAGACCGGGTCCTTCTCGATGTAGCTTAGGCTGTCATGCATCCAGCCCATGTTCCATTTGATGTCGAAGCCCAGGCCGCCCTCAGCCGGCGGCTTGGTGACGCCAGGCCAGGCCGTCGATTCCTCGGCTATAACAATTGCATGCGGGCAGCGCTCGTGGATGATGCTGTTCAGGTGCTTGAAGAATTCGACCGCCTCAAGGTTCTCACGCCCGCCAAACTGATTTGGGATCCACTCGCCTTCATTGCGGCTGTAGTCGCGGTAAAGCATCGAGGCCACGGCATCGACGCGCAAGCCGTCGACATGATAGCGCTCGAGCCACTCGAGCGCGCTGGCGATCAGGAAACCCTTCACCTCGTTGCGGCCGAGATTGTAGATCAGCGTGTTCCAGTCACGGTGAAAGCCCTCGCGGGGGTCCTCGTGTTCGTAGAGCGCGGTGCCATCGAAGCGGGCAAGACCCCAGACATCCGTGGGGAAATGGGCCGGTACCCAGTCGAGAATGACGCCGATCCCGGCACCGTGACAGCGGTCGACGAAATAGGCGAAATCCTCCGGCGTTCCATATCGGCCGGTCGGGGCAAACAGGCCGAGCGGCTGATAGCCCCAGGATCCGCCGAAGGGATGCTCCATAATCGGCAGCAGCTCGATATGGGTAAATCCCATGTCGCTGGCATAGGGAACGAGCCGCTGGCTGAGCTCGACCCAGTCGAGATGCCTGTTACCGTCCTTCTGGTCGCGCAGCCAGGAACCGGCATGAACCTCGTAAACGGACATTGCGCCCTCCAATCTCGCCTGCCCGGACCGGCCCTTCATCCAGCCGTCATCGCTCCATCGAAACGGTGTCGACGATGCGACGATGGATGCGGTGGAAGGGGCCGGCTCGCTGGCTCTCGCAACTGGATCAGCCTTCTGCGGCAGGCAGATTCCCTCGGCATCGACGATCTCGAATTTATATCTCTCCCCGGGCGCCAGCCGAGGAATAAACAGTTCCCAGACGCCCGCCGACTGTCTCAGACGCATCGGGTTTCGCCGCCCGTCCCAAGCGTTGAAATCGCCGACGACCGAGACACGGCGGGCATTCGGCGCCCAGACGGCGAAACGAACGCCGGCCACGCCGTCGACCGACATCTCGACCGCGCCGAGCGTCCGGCTCAGGCTGTAATGGGTGCCCTCGGATATCAGGTGGAGATCGAGTTCTCCGAGCAGAAGCCCGAAACTGTAGGGGTCCTCGGTGATCTGCTCGCCGTCCGGCCAAGTGATCCGCAACCGGTAGGGCATCCTGGAACCCGTCGCCGCCGCAAACAAGCCGGAGGGGTGAGCGATGCTGAAAGGCGCGACCACCCTGCCGCTCGCTGCGTCGATGAGATCGACGCCTTCGGCGCCCGGCAGATAGACGCGCACGATCGTCATGCCGCCGCTCTCGTGCGGACCGAGGATCGAGAAGGGGTCGCCGTGGCGCCCCTCGAGCAAGGCCCAGAGTGCATCGTGCCCGATGCCTGAGAGAAGTTCCGAGCGATCAACATTCATGCGGTTACTCCCGCCAAGCGCGATACGATTTCAGTTAGGCCGGCAAGCGGGATCGGTAGCCACTTCGGCCTGATGCGGGCTTCATAGGCGACTTCGTAAGCGGCCTTTTCGAGAAGAAAGGCATCGAGAACCCTCCGCCGTTGTTCCGTCGGCATGGCGAGCGCCTTCGATGCGGATACCGCTTGCCAATAGGTATCGAGAAAGGCCTTCTCGGCATTGCGCCCGAAACGGGCGATGGCGTCGCGGCGTACCTCGTTTTCGTGTTCGGTGACCGCGTCATTGTCGAGCTGAGCGGTGGCGACGAGGTAGCTCAGCGACCTCAGAAGCCCGGCGACGTCACGCAGCGGAACCGTCTTCGCCCGGCGCTCCGCGAGATTTTTCGCGGGCTCGCCTTCGAAGTCGATGATGACGGCATCGCCCTCGCTGACCAGGATCTGGCCGAGATGGAAGTCGCCATGCGTGCGCGTCATCAGCGTGCCGCGGACGCTCTCCGCCAAGCTCGCGCCAAGCTCGACGAGTTCGGAACGGCGCTCCAGAAGCGGGCGAGCGAGCAGATCGATCGCGGGATCAACATTCTCCTCGCGTTCCGCCAGCTTCGACATGGCATAGGCGACTTCGCCCGCCACCGCCTTCTTGATCGCCTCGACCTCATCGTCGCTGGCGACGACAGGGCTGAAAGCCTCGTCCGCATTTTCCCCGGAGAGCACGACATGCAACTCGCCGAGCCTCATGCCGACCATGGCGACGAAGCTGATAAGCGGCTGGAAGACGTCGTCGCCGGGCTCGACGGCGGGGTCGTTCAGCACGAGTTCGTCGGCGCCGCGGCGCAGGTTGTTCAGCATCCAGTTCCAGGCGTCGCCCTGGTTGCGGATCGCTCCCTGGACGATGATCAGGGTCGAGCGGCGCCCGCTGGAATCGGTGTGTGCGACCTCGCCGAGCAGTGGAGCGGTGTGATCGTAACCCGCGCAGGTCAAAAACCGCGTCATCTCGACCTCCGGATGGACGCCCGGAAAGATGTGCCGGATCAGCTTGATCATGGCGACATCACCGACGATCAGCGAACTGTTGGATTGTTCGGCCGAGAGCCAATGAACCGGCATGTCGTCGGTCACATCAAGACGGTCGAGCCGCTCGGAGCCGAGAAATTCGAGGGTGCCGGTGCGTCCGGTGATGCGCGAGCGGTCCGTCAGCCCGCGCAGGATGCCGCGTGCCATCGGCTCGACCGCGAACCCATCCGTCAAGAAGCCGACCCGCCTGCCCTGGCGAACCCGCCCGAGCGCAAGCTGCTGGGTCAGAGCGGAGGGCTGCGCGTCGTCCCAGGCGACCGCCAGCGGCAGCTGGTAGGATTCGCTGTGATCCGGCAGGTCCACCTCCAGTTCGCCGAGAACGACCCCGTCGGCATAGGGGATCGGTGTCGCCGAGATCAGCCGCGCCGCCTGAAGCGGCTGATCCTTTGCGCCGAACCACCGCCGCTTGGCGAGATAAGCGGGCAGAATTTCGTTGCTGAGGACGCGTCCGAGCCGCGGCTCGTCGACGAGATCGAGCAAGCCGCGGCGAATGACCATCGTCACGAGATCGGGCAATTGTTCGGGCGGCGCGGTGCGCCATGCCGGCGGATCGGCATCGGCCTCCAGCTGGAACCAGAAAAAGCCGTAGGGCGGCAGCGTCAGCAGATAGGTCAGTTGCCCGATCGGCGGAAAGGGCGACATGCCGGTCAGTTCGATCGGCACGCGGCCCTCGAAGGCCGAGAGGTCGAGTTCGACCGCCTGCGGCAGGCGCGACAGGTTTGCGACGCACATCAAGGTCTCGCCGTCATATTCCCTGAGATAGGCGAGGATCTTGCGGTTCTCGGGCGAGAGAAACCGCAGCGAACCGCGCCCGAAAGCCGGATGCCGCCCACGCAGCGCCAGCATCTTGCGCGTCCAGTTGAGCAGCGAATGCGCGTCGGTGCTCTGCGCCTCGACATTGACGGCCTCGAAACCGTAGAGAGGATCGCCGATCAGCGGCAGGACGAGACGCGCCGGGTCCG
This sequence is a window from Rhizobium sp. CIAT894. Protein-coding genes within it:
- the glgB gene encoding 1,4-alpha-glucan branching protein GlgB → MNVDRSELLSGIGHDALWALLEGRHGDPFSILGPHESGGMTIVRVYLPGAEGVDLIDAASGRVVAPFSIAHPSGLFAAATGSRMPYRLRITWPDGEQITEDPYSFGLLLGELDLHLISEGTHYSLSRTLGAVEMSVDGVAGVRFAVWAPNARRVSVVGDFNAWDGRRNPMRLRQSAGVWELFIPRLAPGERYKFEIVDAEGICLPQKADPVARASEPAPSTASIVASSTPFRWSDDGWMKGRSGQARLEGAMSVYEVHAGSWLRDQKDGNRHLDWVELSQRLVPYASDMGFTHIELLPIMEHPFGGSWGYQPLGLFAPTGRYGTPEDFAYFVDRCHGAGIGVILDWVPAHFPTDVWGLARFDGTALYEHEDPREGFHRDWNTLIYNLGRNEVKGFLIASALEWLERYHVDGLRVDAVASMLYRDYSRNEGEWIPNQFGGRENLEAVEFFKHLNSIIHERCPHAIVIAEESTAWPGVTKPPAEGGLGFDIKWNMGWMHDSLSYIEKDPVYRSYHHGTMTFGMIYAYSERFMLPISHDEVVYGKGSLLTKMPGDDWQKFANLRSYLAFMWGHPGKKLLFMGSEVAQPREWSHDASVTWDVLDRPAHIGIQRLVKDMNSLYGDEPALQFGDFHPEGFEWAAADDAVNSVLGMLRYAPDRSSSVLVVSNFTPVPRYGYRIGVPQDGVWIERITTDAREYGGSGLVNGALPSEPVPAHGRPASLSLTLPPLATVFFKGPSP
- the treS gene encoding maltose alpha-D-glucosyltransferase, with the translated sequence MDTMNPGNTEQPLWYKDAIIYQLHIKSFYDANGDGVGDFAGLHAKLDHIAALGVNAIWLLPFFPSPRRDDGYDIADYGNVSPDYGTLEDFRAFVDAAHQRNIRVIIELVINHTSDQHPWFQRARQAPAGSPERDFYVWADTDQKFPETRIIFLDTEKSNWTWDAVAGAYYWHRFYSHQPDLNFDSPLVMEELLKVMRFWLETGIDGFRLDAIPYLVEREDTINENLPETHAILKRIRAALDATHPGVMLLAEANQWPEDTREYFGEGDECHMAFHFPLMPRMYMAIAKEDRFPITDILRQTPEIPENCQWAIFLRNHDELTLEMVTDAERDYLWETYASDKRARINLGIRRRLAPLMERDRRRIELMNALLLSMPGTPVIYYGDEIGMGDNIYLGDRDGVRTPMQWSPDRNGGFSRTDPARLVLPLIGDPLYGFEAVNVEAQSTDAHSLLNWTRKMLALRGRHPAFGRGSLRFLSPENRKILAYLREYDGETLMCVANLSRLPQAVELDLSAFEGRVPIELTGMSPFPPIGQLTYLLTLPPYGFFWFQLEADADPPAWRTAPPEQLPDLVTMVIRRGLLDLVDEPRLGRVLSNEILPAYLAKRRWFGAKDQPLQAARLISATPIPYADGVVLGELEVDLPDHSESYQLPLAVAWDDAQPSALTQQLALGRVRQGRRVGFLTDGFAVEPMARGILRGLTDRSRITGRTGTLEFLGSERLDRLDVTDDMPVHWLSAEQSNSSLIVGDVAMIKLIRHIFPGVHPEVEMTRFLTCAGYDHTAPLLGEVAHTDSSGRRSTLIIVQGAIRNQGDAWNWMLNNLRRGADELVLNDPAVEPGDDVFQPLISFVAMVGMRLGELHVVLSGENADEAFSPVVASDDEVEAIKKAVAGEVAYAMSKLAEREENVDPAIDLLARPLLERRSELVELGASLAESVRGTLMTRTHGDFHLGQILVSEGDAVIIDFEGEPAKNLAERRAKTVPLRDVAGLLRSLSYLVATAQLDNDAVTEHENEVRRDAIARFGRNAEKAFLDTYWQAVSASKALAMPTEQRRRVLDAFLLEKAAYEVAYEARIRPKWLPIPLAGLTEIVSRLAGVTA